A stretch of Henckelia pumila isolate YLH828 chromosome 4, ASM3356847v2, whole genome shotgun sequence DNA encodes these proteins:
- the LOC140860484 gene encoding uncharacterized protein, protein MTPNELNYSPIEKLCLALIFVIQKLKHYFQAHTVRLVSKANPLKYVMSRPVLSDRLARWYLQLQQFEIIYVPQKAVKGQALADFLADHPIPADWELSNEFSDEDVLVIEVKPPWKMYFDGASNKEGAGAGVIFVTSDGEVLPYSFTLTQNCSNNVAEYQALILGLKMAVDIKQLHLQVYGDSALVINQLLGSYEVRKPELLPYHNYARKLMGWLGDVEIEHVPRKDNKQADALAKLASTISMPNNEARVPIYKNWVVPPLFEDESDEEKEDDNYTVEVFEIEKEDWRQAFVDYLKYEKLPNDPRQREMKKPAEQWKKLILKFAEPINQIMGNLFATLLLISSAKKFGFKQRKSSMYYAAANGLAEAFNKILCNLLKKIIAKSKKDWHERIGEALWAYGTTYRTPTQATPYALVYGVEAVVPLEQQIPSLRIAIQEGLTEEENAHLRLEELEALDEKRLEAQQRLECYQARLSRAFNKKVRSRSFEVGDLVLAVRRPIITTHRTENKFTSKWDGPYVVKEVYTNGAYKLVAEDGLRIGPINGKFLKRYYA, encoded by the exons ATGACGCCAAATGAATTGAACTACTCACCAATAGAGAAGTTATGCCTAGCCCTCATATTTGTCATTCAAAAGCTAAAGCACTACTTTCAAGCCCACACTGTCCGGCTTGTCTCAAAAGCAAACCCGCTAAAATATGTGATGTCAAGACCGGTTCTTTCTGATAGACTTGCAAGATGGTATCTCCAATTGCAgcaatttgaaattatatatgttCCTCAGAAGGCTGTCAAAGGGCAAGCATTAGCTGACTTTTTAGCTGACCACCCAATCCCTGCCGATTGGGAGCTATCTAATGAATTTTCGGATGAAGATGTTCTTGTAATTGAAGTTAAACCCCCATGGAAAATGTATTTCGATGGAGCTTCGAATAAGGAAGGAGCCGGTGCTGGAGTTATATTTGTGACATCTGACGGGGAAGTGTTGCCATACTCATTCACATTGACTCAAAATTGCTCCAATAATGTTGCTGAATATCAAGCTCTAATCCTTGGACTAAAAATGGCGGTCGATATAAAGCAATTGCATCTTCAAGTATATGGGGATTCGGCTCTGGTGATTAATCAGTTACTCGGATCATATGAAGTCAGAAAGCCTGAATTACTCCCATATCATAATTATGCTAGGAAGCTTATGGGGTGGCTCGGTGATGTGGAGATTGAGCATGTGCCGAGAAAAGACAATAAACAAGCTGATGCACTGGCCAAGCTTGCTTCTACAATTTCCATGCCAAACAATGAAGCTCGTGTGCCAATATATAAAAATTGGGTAGTACCGCCACTTTTTGAGGATGAGAGtgatgaagaaaaagaagatGATAACTACACTGTCGAAGTATTCGAAATTGAGAAAGAAGATTGGCGTCAAGCATTTGTCGATTACTTGAAGTATGAAAAATTGCCAAATGATCCGCGTCAAAGG GAGATGAAGAAACCAGCCGAGCAATGGAAGAAGCTCATTCTGAAATTTGCGGAGCCCATCAATCAG ATAATGGGAAACCTTTTTGCAACACTTTTATTGATAAGCTCTGCGAAAAAGTTCGGTTTCAAGCAAAGGAAGTCTTCTATGTACTATGCTGCTGCTAATGGTTTGGCCGAAGCTTTCAACAAAATCTTGTGTAATctcttgaaaaaaataattgcaAAATCAAAGAAAGACTGGCATGAAAGGATTGGAGAGGCTCTATGGGCATATGGAACAACTTACAGAACGCCTACTCAAGCAACTCCTTATGCATTGGTGTATGGTGTGGAAGCCGTCGTGCCACTCGAGCAACAAATTCCATCACTAAGGATAGCCATACAAGAAGGCTTGACAGAAGAAGAAAATGCACATTTGCGCCTCGAGGAGTTAGAAGCTCTCGATGAGAAAAGACTGGAAGCGCAACAAAGACTTGAGTGTTACCAAGCTCGTCTCTCTAGAGCTTTCAACAAAAAAGTGCGGTCACGCTCATTTGAAGTCGGTGATTTAGTACTCGCAGTGAGAAGGCCCATCATCACAACTCATCGAACTGAAAACAAGTTCACATCAAAATGGGATGGCCCATATGTTGTCAAAGAGGTTTATACTAATGGCGCATACAAACTGGTGGCCGAAGATGGCTTAAGGATTGGTCCCATAAACGGGAAATTCTTGAAGCGTTactatgcataa